One Epidermidibacterium keratini DNA segment encodes these proteins:
- a CDS encoding acyl-CoA dehydrogenase family protein, protein MTITSERPVARAPENRRVNELNAYFATLDDTVRRVFRGRVDADYMESNRGLPPFVLRDIMAARPLRAFVPDQYGGFGDDPMAIQGMLDVMSYQSMSLGLMMGINGALFVQPVAKYADPQVAERILTRMAEGHAMGGLMITEPEYGTDALSMRTSWTRNGEGYAINGTKHWAGLTGWADYWLVMARPQGEDGTLSQGVDLFICEQDHPEQRIEVVSRYPNLGLYGIPYGRNHIDVEVPLDHRLNGGRGGLRMMLDVLHHSRMQFPGMAIGFLRRLADEAVRHTRERAVSGSSLIDYDQVQARVARMQGRLALVSALSLYAIEHAGADVDLSREAVASNAAKTVCSDYMHDSAQSLLQLVGARGYATDHIAGRSVVDARPFQIFEGSNDVLYAQIGSRTLEQMRKRKTDRLGDELRADYPEAVDLAGLGAELDVTISERPAQRRIVDLGIIVSRLHALTALAEIARRGFPADHVAAGAGTAGEEIRHRLTALRSDVPLTPASAPLGASSWMPYIAS, encoded by the coding sequence ATGACGATCACCAGCGAACGCCCCGTTGCCAGGGCTCCGGAAAACCGCCGGGTCAACGAGCTGAACGCGTACTTCGCCACCCTTGATGACACCGTGCGCCGAGTGTTCCGGGGACGCGTCGATGCCGACTACATGGAAAGCAACCGCGGCCTGCCACCGTTCGTGCTGCGCGACATCATGGCGGCCCGCCCGCTGCGCGCCTTCGTGCCCGACCAGTACGGCGGTTTCGGCGACGACCCGATGGCGATCCAGGGCATGCTCGACGTGATGTCCTACCAGTCGATGTCGCTGGGACTGATGATGGGCATCAACGGTGCGCTGTTCGTGCAGCCGGTCGCCAAGTACGCCGATCCGCAGGTCGCTGAGCGCATCCTCACCCGCATGGCAGAGGGTCACGCCATGGGCGGGCTGATGATCACCGAGCCGGAGTACGGCACCGATGCCCTGTCGATGCGTACGTCGTGGACCCGCAATGGTGAGGGCTACGCGATCAACGGCACCAAGCACTGGGCTGGGCTGACCGGCTGGGCAGACTACTGGCTGGTGATGGCGCGCCCGCAGGGCGAGGATGGCACCCTCAGCCAGGGCGTCGACCTGTTCATCTGCGAGCAGGACCACCCTGAGCAGCGCATCGAGGTCGTCTCTCGCTATCCGAACCTCGGCCTCTACGGCATTCCCTACGGGCGCAACCACATCGACGTCGAGGTGCCGCTGGACCACCGGCTCAACGGCGGACGCGGCGGGCTGCGGATGATGCTCGACGTACTGCACCACAGCCGCATGCAGTTCCCCGGCATGGCGATCGGGTTCCTGCGCCGTCTTGCCGACGAGGCGGTCCGGCACACCCGTGAGCGTGCGGTATCGGGCTCGTCGCTCATCGACTACGACCAGGTGCAGGCGCGGGTCGCGCGGATGCAGGGACGCCTTGCGTTGGTGAGCGCGCTGAGCCTGTATGCCATCGAGCATGCCGGGGCCGACGTCGACCTCTCGCGTGAGGCCGTCGCCTCGAACGCCGCCAAGACGGTGTGCTCGGACTACATGCACGACTCGGCGCAGTCGCTGCTGCAGCTGGTCGGCGCGCGCGGCTACGCCACCGATCACATCGCCGGGCGCAGCGTCGTCGATGCCCGACCGTTCCAGATCTTCGAGGGCTCCAACGACGTCCTCTACGCGCAGATCGGCTCGCGCACGTTGGAGCAGATGCGCAAGCGCAAGACCGACCGCCTTGGCGACGAGCTGCGTGCGGACTACCCGGAGGCGGTTGATCTCGCTGGGCTCGGCGCCGAGCTCGATGTCACGATCTCCGAACGGCCAGCGCAGCGGCGCATCGTCGACCTCGGGATCATCGTCAGCCGCCTGCACGCGCTGACCGCGCTCGCCGAGATCGCCCGCCGCGGTTTCCCGGCCGACCACGTCGCCGCGGGCGCCGGCACGGCGGGGGAGGAGATCCGCCACCGCCTGACCGCGTTGCGCTCCGACGTACCCCTCACTCCGGCAAGCGCGCCGCTGGGCGCGTCGTCGTGGATGCCCTACATCGCCAGTTGA
- a CDS encoding Nif3-like dinuclear metal center hexameric protein — translation MPTLREVTDYLDELYPPALAESWDSVGLIAGDPEQTVQRIHLALDPTEETVNEAIARNADLLLTHHPLLLKGIHAVTSQTSKGRTLRTAIAEDLAIFNAHTNADRARHGVNDALADALGLTDTRPLVPADELRLEKVVVFVPSESEQALIDALAEAGAGEVGDYSRCAFISTGTGTFIPGESANPTVGTRGAAEQVAESRIEMVYAAPLRRGVLAALRASHPYEEPAYDVLALQPLPTDQGLGRIGTLSTPVSLEEFGVRIANALPAAPVGIRIAGDLEREVRTVAVLGGAGDGHLEDATRAGVDAYVTADLRHHPAGEHLAEGGPALIDAGHWASESVWLPVLADLLREQYADLTVTVSELVTDPWAAVLSR, via the coding sequence ATGCCGACGCTGCGCGAAGTCACCGACTACCTCGACGAGCTTTACCCGCCCGCACTGGCCGAGTCGTGGGACTCCGTCGGGCTCATCGCCGGTGATCCGGAGCAGACCGTGCAGCGCATTCACCTCGCGCTCGACCCGACCGAGGAGACGGTCAACGAGGCGATCGCGCGCAACGCCGATCTACTGCTGACCCACCATCCGCTGCTGCTCAAGGGCATCCACGCAGTCACGTCGCAGACCAGCAAGGGCCGCACGCTACGCACCGCGATCGCTGAGGACCTCGCGATCTTCAACGCGCACACCAACGCCGACCGCGCGCGCCACGGCGTCAACGACGCGCTCGCAGACGCCCTCGGACTGACCGATACGCGCCCGCTCGTCCCCGCCGACGAGCTGCGCCTGGAGAAGGTCGTCGTCTTCGTGCCGAGCGAGTCCGAGCAGGCGCTGATCGACGCGCTCGCGGAGGCAGGCGCGGGCGAGGTCGGCGACTACTCGCGCTGCGCCTTCATCTCCACCGGCACCGGTACGTTTATCCCCGGCGAGTCCGCGAACCCGACAGTGGGCACCCGCGGTGCGGCCGAGCAGGTCGCCGAGTCGCGCATCGAGATGGTGTACGCCGCCCCGCTTCGGCGCGGCGTACTCGCGGCACTTCGCGCGAGCCACCCCTACGAGGAGCCGGCGTACGACGTCCTGGCGCTGCAGCCGCTGCCCACCGACCAGGGACTCGGCCGCATCGGGACGCTGAGCACGCCGGTCTCGCTCGAGGAGTTTGGCGTGCGGATCGCGAACGCACTCCCGGCCGCACCTGTGGGGATCCGGATCGCCGGCGACCTCGAACGTGAGGTGCGCACCGTCGCCGTACTCGGCGGCGCTGGCGACGGACATCTCGAGGACGCCACGCGCGCCGGTGTCGATGCCTACGTCACCGCCGACCTGCGCCACCATCCCGCGGGCGAGCACCTCGCCGAGGGCGGACCTGCGCTCATCGATGCGGGGCACTGGGCCAGCGAGTCCGTGTGGCTTCCGGTGCTCGCCGACCTGCTCCGCGAGCAGTACGCCGACCTCACCGTGACGGTCTCTGAGCTCGTGACCGATCCGTGGGCGGCCGTGCTCAGTCGATAG
- a CDS encoding PHA/PHB synthase family protein, with product MSAQPHEASENVAAPLDQLLTQAARGPLRRMLPGSAGLRFIGAMAQRPERVATRVGDLLSELGRVVAGTSEISPPRSDRRFTDPAWSENGVLRRVMQAYLAAGATAEGIVHDVPMKWRDAERMSFAVTNLIEALAPTNNPLLSPGAWKSFIDTGGGSAVRGPRNLVKDMATPPRIPSMVEPDDFSVGTDLAVTPGAVVYRGPMFELIQYTPQTETVSEAPLLIIPPTINKFYVLDLAPGRSLVEYLVQQGQQTFVMSWRNPDARHAKWGFDAYATAMTEAFDIVTSITKADSAHVVAACSGGLIASLAAARAAALGQSDRLASLSLLVTMIDQEHGGVAGSLIDERTARAAIAKSRRKGYLDGRSLAEVFAWLRPSDLIWNYWVNNYLQGKRPPKFDILYWNADTTRMAARLHRDFVDAALGNKFGQPGAIEVLGTPIDLSKITVDSYVVAGSADHICPWTNCYTSAQLLGGKVRFVLSTNGHIAALVNPPGNPKSSFQVSDDTTLDVADWRASAATESGSWWSDYARWLADRSGADVPAPTELGSIEYPPLEAAPGSYVLDK from the coding sequence ATGAGCGCACAACCACACGAGGCATCCGAAAACGTCGCCGCCCCACTGGACCAGCTGCTGACCCAGGCAGCACGCGGGCCACTGCGCCGCATGCTGCCGGGCTCGGCCGGGCTCCGCTTCATCGGCGCGATGGCGCAGCGCCCGGAGCGGGTAGCCACGCGCGTCGGTGACCTGCTCAGCGAGCTGGGTCGAGTGGTCGCCGGAACGTCAGAGATCAGCCCGCCGCGCTCGGACCGGCGGTTCACCGACCCGGCCTGGAGCGAGAACGGCGTACTGCGCAGGGTCATGCAGGCCTATCTTGCTGCCGGCGCCACCGCGGAAGGAATCGTGCACGACGTCCCCATGAAGTGGCGCGACGCCGAACGGATGTCCTTTGCGGTCACCAACCTGATCGAAGCGCTGGCCCCGACGAACAATCCGCTGCTGAGCCCGGGCGCGTGGAAGTCGTTTATCGACACCGGGGGAGGCAGCGCCGTGCGAGGACCGCGCAACCTCGTGAAGGACATGGCAACGCCGCCGCGCATCCCGTCCATGGTCGAGCCCGACGACTTCTCAGTCGGGACCGACCTTGCCGTCACGCCGGGCGCGGTCGTCTATCGCGGGCCGATGTTCGAGCTGATCCAGTACACCCCGCAGACCGAGACGGTCAGCGAGGCGCCGCTGCTGATCATCCCGCCGACGATCAACAAGTTCTATGTCCTCGACCTCGCTCCAGGCCGCAGCCTCGTCGAGTATCTCGTCCAGCAGGGTCAGCAAACGTTCGTGATGTCCTGGCGCAACCCCGATGCCAGGCATGCCAAGTGGGGCTTTGATGCCTACGCCACCGCGATGACCGAGGCGTTCGACATCGTCACCTCCATCACGAAGGCCGACAGCGCACACGTGGTCGCGGCGTGCTCGGGCGGGTTGATCGCGAGCCTCGCCGCCGCCCGTGCCGCCGCACTCGGGCAGTCCGACCGGCTCGCCAGCCTCAGCCTGCTCGTGACGATGATCGACCAGGAGCACGGCGGCGTCGCCGGGTCGCTGATCGACGAGCGCACGGCGCGCGCCGCCATCGCGAAGTCGCGACGCAAGGGCTACCTCGACGGCCGCAGCCTCGCCGAGGTCTTCGCCTGGCTACGCCCGAGCGATCTGATCTGGAACTACTGGGTCAACAACTACCTGCAGGGCAAGCGCCCGCCGAAGTTCGACATCCTCTACTGGAACGCCGACACCACTCGGATGGCGGCCCGGCTGCACCGCGACTTCGTCGACGCCGCACTCGGCAACAAGTTCGGCCAGCCCGGCGCGATCGAGGTGCTGGGTACGCCGATCGACCTGTCCAAGATCACCGTCGACTCGTACGTCGTCGCCGGCTCGGCCGATCACATCTGTCCTTGGACGAACTGCTACACCAGCGCCCAGCTGCTCGGCGGCAAGGTCCGGTTCGTGCTGTCGACGAACGGACATATCGCTGCGCTCGTCAACCCGCCGGGCAACCCGAAGTCCAGCTTCCAGGTCTCCGATGACACCACCCTCGATGTTGCCGACTGGCGGGCGAGTGCAGCGACCGAGTCCGGGTCGTGGTGGTCTGATTACGCACGGTGGCTTGCCGACCGGTCCGGCGCCGACGTACCCGCGCCGACCGAGCTCGGGAGCATCGAGTACCCGCCGCTGGAGGCCGCTCCCGGCTCCTACGTCTTGGACAAGTAA
- the mctP gene encoding monocarboxylate uptake permease MctP, whose amino-acid sequence MELQVTELVITTVLFLIVAVMGFMASRWKAGDTMHNLDEWGLGGRQFGTWVTWFLVGGDLYTAYTFVAVPALLFGAGAMGFFAVPYATITYPMVFLVLIRLWSVSHVNGFVTTADFVKARFGSRTMALLCAITGIVATMPYIALQLVGVQAVLTAMGVEGGLPLLIAFIVLALYTYNSGLRAPALIAFVKDILIYIVIIVAIIYIPSQLGGWGAIFGAAKENFDSRPQPGPNILLGQPQYLQYMTLALGSSLALMLYPHASTAILAARSRNTIKRNMALLPAYSLMLGFLTLLGYMALAAGVQPVGGDANTIVPMLFEQQFSDWFAGIAFAAIAIGALVPAAVMSIAASNTFTRNIYKEYFRPNATDKEETTAAKIVSLVVKFGAVAFILLLDPTYAIDLQLVGGIIILTTLPAVGLGLLTAWFHRGALIAGWVASTIVSLVMLYQIPGPVRPDGSQKQHFGGSAYPLANLGFDTKVTIWVGFVTTIVGVVVSVVGTMILRAMKVPGGVDSTRKRDYYYDPSDEPTPEAVSAARHEQTLDQLHGRDEHTR is encoded by the coding sequence ATGGAACTACAAGTCACCGAACTCGTCATCACCACGGTCCTGTTCCTGATCGTCGCCGTCATGGGCTTCATGGCCTCGCGCTGGAAGGCCGGCGACACGATGCACAACCTCGACGAGTGGGGTTTGGGCGGACGCCAGTTCGGCACCTGGGTCACCTGGTTCCTCGTCGGCGGCGACCTCTACACGGCGTACACCTTCGTCGCTGTGCCGGCGCTGCTCTTCGGCGCCGGCGCGATGGGCTTCTTTGCCGTCCCCTACGCGACGATCACCTATCCGATGGTGTTCTTGGTGCTGATCCGGCTCTGGTCGGTCTCGCACGTCAACGGGTTCGTCACCACCGCCGACTTCGTCAAGGCCCGCTTCGGCTCACGGACGATGGCGCTGCTGTGCGCGATCACCGGCATCGTTGCGACGATGCCCTACATCGCGCTGCAGCTGGTCGGCGTCCAGGCCGTCCTCACGGCCATGGGCGTCGAGGGCGGCCTTCCGCTGCTGATCGCCTTCATCGTGCTGGCGCTCTACACCTACAACTCCGGCTTGCGCGCGCCGGCGCTCATCGCGTTCGTCAAAGACATCCTGATCTACATCGTCATCATCGTCGCGATCATCTACATCCCGAGCCAGCTCGGCGGATGGGGCGCGATCTTCGGTGCGGCAAAGGAAAACTTCGACTCGCGGCCGCAGCCCGGACCAAACATCCTGCTGGGCCAGCCGCAGTATCTGCAGTACATGACGTTGGCGCTCGGTTCATCGCTCGCGCTGATGCTCTACCCGCACGCCTCGACCGCGATCCTCGCGGCGCGCAGCCGCAACACCATCAAGCGCAACATGGCGCTGCTGCCGGCGTACTCGCTGATGCTCGGATTCCTGACATTGCTGGGATATATGGCGCTCGCGGCAGGGGTGCAGCCGGTCGGCGGAGACGCCAACACCATCGTGCCGATGCTCTTTGAGCAGCAGTTCAGCGACTGGTTCGCCGGTATCGCGTTTGCCGCTATCGCGATCGGCGCGCTGGTGCCGGCGGCGGTGATGTCGATCGCGGCCTCGAACACCTTCACCCGCAATATCTACAAGGAGTACTTCCGGCCCAACGCCACCGACAAGGAAGAGACGACCGCGGCGAAGATCGTCTCGCTGGTGGTCAAGTTCGGTGCGGTGGCCTTCATCCTGCTGCTGGATCCGACCTACGCGATCGACCTGCAGCTCGTCGGCGGCATCATCATCCTGACGACGCTGCCGGCCGTCGGCCTCGGCCTGCTGACCGCCTGGTTCCACCGCGGCGCGCTCATCGCCGGCTGGGTCGCGTCGACGATCGTCAGCCTGGTGATGCTCTACCAGATCCCCGGACCGGTGCGCCCGGACGGATCGCAAAAGCAGCACTTCGGCGGTTCGGCGTACCCGCTGGCCAACCTCGGCTTCGACACCAAGGTGACCATCTGGGTCGGCTTCGTGACCACGATCGTCGGTGTCGTCGTCTCGGTCGTCGGCACGATGATCCTGCGGGCGATGAAGGTGCCCGGCGGCGTGGACTCGACGCGCAAGAGGGACTACTACTACGACCCGAGCGACGAGCCGACTCCGGAGGCGGTCAGCGCAGCGCGGCACGAGCAGACGCTCGATCAGCTGCACGGCCGCGACGAGCACACCCGCTAG
- a CDS encoding NADP-dependent succinic semialdehyde dehydrogenase, whose amino-acid sequence MAIATINPATGETIKTFTPATADEITDAIERASTTFESYRTTAFEQRAGWLRATADLLEAEADDVAKTMTLEMGKTLESAKAEVLKCAKGFRYYADHGEQMLADEKADAEAVGASAAYVRYQPLGVVLAIMPWNFPLWQAVRFAAPALMAGNVGLLKHASNVPQCALYLADVIRRGGFPEGCFQTLLIGSKEVEAILRDPRVAAATLTGSEPAGRSVAAIAGDEVKHTVLELGGSDPFVVMPSADIAKAAEVAVTARVQNNGQSCIAAKRFIVHTDVYDEFTTEFVDRMKKLTVGDPMDPDTDVGPLATEQGRTDVEVLVANAVGAGATVLTGGEPIDQPGWFYPPTVIGDITPEMDMYTAEVFGPVASLYRVGDIDEALQVANATSFGLGSNAWTTDADEQERFINGLEAGQVFINGMTVSYPELPFGGIKRSGYGRELSEHGIREFCNVKTVWVG is encoded by the coding sequence ATGGCGATCGCCACGATCAACCCGGCCACCGGGGAAACGATCAAGACCTTCACTCCCGCCACCGCAGACGAGATCACCGATGCGATCGAGCGGGCGAGTACGACGTTCGAGAGCTACCGCACGACCGCCTTTGAGCAGCGGGCTGGCTGGCTGCGTGCCACCGCCGACCTGCTCGAAGCCGAAGCCGACGACGTCGCGAAGACGATGACGCTGGAGATGGGTAAGACCCTGGAGTCGGCCAAGGCCGAAGTTCTCAAGTGCGCCAAGGGTTTTCGCTACTACGCCGATCACGGTGAGCAGATGCTCGCCGACGAGAAGGCCGACGCCGAGGCTGTCGGTGCGAGTGCGGCGTACGTCCGCTACCAGCCGCTGGGCGTCGTACTCGCCATCATGCCGTGGAACTTCCCGCTGTGGCAGGCAGTGCGCTTTGCCGCTCCAGCGCTGATGGCCGGCAACGTCGGACTGCTGAAGCACGCCTCAAACGTGCCGCAGTGCGCCCTCTATCTCGCCGATGTCATTCGCCGTGGTGGGTTTCCCGAGGGCTGCTTCCAGACGCTGCTGATCGGATCGAAGGAGGTCGAGGCGATCCTGCGTGACCCACGAGTCGCCGCTGCCACCTTGACCGGCAGCGAGCCCGCGGGCCGCTCAGTCGCAGCGATCGCCGGTGACGAGGTCAAGCACACCGTGCTTGAGCTCGGCGGCAGCGACCCGTTCGTCGTCATGCCGTCGGCCGACATCGCCAAGGCCGCGGAGGTCGCAGTGACGGCGCGCGTGCAAAACAACGGCCAGTCGTGCATCGCCGCCAAGCGGTTCATCGTGCACACCGACGTCTACGACGAGTTCACGACCGAGTTCGTGGACCGGATGAAGAAGCTCACGGTCGGCGACCCGATGGACCCCGACACCGACGTGGGTCCGCTCGCCACCGAGCAGGGCCGCACCGACGTTGAGGTGCTCGTCGCCAACGCGGTCGGCGCCGGAGCCACGGTGCTGACCGGTGGCGAGCCGATCGACCAGCCGGGTTGGTTCTACCCGCCGACCGTCATCGGCGACATCACGCCGGAGATGGATATGTACACCGCCGAGGTCTTCGGCCCAGTCGCGTCGCTGTACCGGGTCGGCGACATCGACGAGGCGCTGCAGGTGGCCAACGCGACGTCGTTCGGGCTGGGCTCCAACGCGTGGACCACGGACGCGGACGAGCAGGAGCGGTTCATCAACGGCCTCGAGGCCGGGCAGGTGTTCATCAACGGCATGACCGTCTCCTACCCCGAGCTGCCCTTCGGCGGGATCAAGCGTTCGGGCTACGGCCGCGAGCTGTCCGAGCACGGCATCCGCGAGTTCTGCAACGTCAAGACCGTCTGGGTCGGCTAG
- a CDS encoding DUF3311 domain-containing protein — protein MPSTASAGSPDRAPGDTGLSPDELRRDDDNFVPPKRNPWHFLLIVPFVLPLLTPVWNKQSPELFGIPFFYWSQLALVVFCSLMVGLVYIMTKRK, from the coding sequence ATGCCTTCCACCGCCAGCGCGGGCAGCCCTGATCGGGCGCCCGGCGATACCGGGCTCTCACCCGATGAGCTCAGGCGCGACGACGACAACTTCGTCCCGCCGAAACGCAACCCCTGGCACTTCTTGTTGATCGTGCCGTTCGTGCTCCCGCTGCTGACTCCGGTGTGGAACAAGCAGTCGCCGGAGCTGTTCGGGATCCCGTTCTTCTACTGGAGCCAGCTCGCGCTTGTCGTCTTCTGCTCTTTGATGGTCGGGCTCGTCTACATCATGACGAAGCGGAAGTGA
- a CDS encoding type II toxin-antitoxin system VapC family toxin, translated as MIIVDTNVISEPLRPRPAEAVLAWLDDQAIETVYLTTITLAEIRFGIASLPAGKRQRTLRTRFDDEMLELFGDRILSFDRVAAEEYGDLRARAVSRGLAIGDLDAMIAAIAAARGFAVATRDVRPFIDAGIQVVNPFESGEGGGT; from the coding sequence GTGATCATCGTCGACACCAACGTCATATCCGAGCCGCTGCGGCCACGACCCGCTGAAGCTGTCTTGGCCTGGCTGGACGATCAGGCAATAGAGACGGTGTACCTCACGACGATCACGCTCGCAGAGATCCGCTTCGGCATCGCCTCGCTGCCAGCCGGCAAGCGCCAACGAACTCTACGCACGCGGTTCGACGACGAGATGCTCGAGCTGTTCGGCGACCGGATACTTTCCTTCGACCGTGTGGCTGCTGAAGAATACGGAGATCTGCGGGCACGTGCAGTCTCACGCGGACTCGCCATCGGTGACCTGGATGCGATGATCGCGGCGATCGCGGCCGCTCGGGGGTTTGCCGTCGCTACGCGCGATGTCCGGCCGTTCATTGATGCCGGCATCCAAGTTGTGAACCCCTTCGAGAGCGGAGAGGGCGGCGGCACCTAA
- a CDS encoding FitA-like ribbon-helix-helix domain-containing protein, with translation MAAITVRNLSDSTHRALKSRAKSHGRSTEAEVRAILDDAVAVQKQGGLGSRLREIGRAVGGVDLDIDRSRQGRPPVDLT, from the coding sequence ATGGCCGCGATCACCGTTCGGAACTTGTCGGACTCCACCCATCGCGCGCTGAAGTCGCGGGCTAAGAGTCATGGGCGCAGCACCGAGGCCGAGGTGCGTGCGATTCTCGATGACGCCGTTGCCGTGCAGAAGCAGGGTGGACTGGGGTCGAGGCTGCGCGAGATCGGCCGTGCTGTCGGTGGTGTCGATCTCGATATCGACCGAAGCCGCCAAGGTCGGCCACCTGTTGACCTCACGTGA
- a CDS encoding acyl-CoA dehydrogenase family protein: MTDPLTAALADGIALSHDIDYLRMRDELSEEEIALLLKVREFGEGEVLPVVNDYWERGEFPFELIARMRELDIVGDTMRGYGTTPMSAVGQGLISYEMARVDGSLATFLGVHVGLAMQSIYLLGSEEQRERWLPAMAAIEQIGAFALTEPEHGSDSVALEATARRDGDSWVLNGRKRWPGNATWCDLIIVFARDVDDGQVKAFVVEKDDPGFSASKIEGKVALRIVQNADIVLEDVRVEDDRRLVGCTSFADVAKVLMGTRNMVAWSSTGHAVAAYEIALAYAQRRIQFGKPIAKSQLVQAKLVEMLGEVTAMQLYCIRLGRLIDDGKLSDTMAALAKYFCSVKARDVCRMARDILGGNGITLDFHVIRHLCDMEALVTYEGTAEIQSLIVGRDITGQSAFT, encoded by the coding sequence ATGACCGATCCGCTTACCGCTGCACTCGCTGACGGAATCGCGCTCTCGCATGACATCGACTACCTGCGCATGCGTGACGAGCTCAGCGAGGAGGAGATCGCGCTGCTGCTGAAGGTGCGCGAGTTCGGGGAGGGCGAGGTGCTGCCGGTCGTCAACGACTACTGGGAGCGCGGCGAGTTCCCGTTCGAGCTGATCGCGAGGATGCGTGAGCTCGACATCGTCGGAGACACGATGCGCGGCTACGGGACGACGCCGATGTCGGCCGTCGGCCAAGGGCTGATCTCCTACGAGATGGCGCGTGTCGACGGCAGCCTCGCCACGTTCCTCGGGGTCCACGTCGGGCTGGCCATGCAGTCGATCTACCTGCTCGGCTCCGAGGAGCAGCGCGAGCGGTGGCTGCCGGCGATGGCCGCGATAGAGCAGATCGGCGCGTTTGCGCTCACCGAGCCCGAGCACGGCTCGGACTCCGTCGCGCTGGAGGCCACGGCCCGCCGCGACGGCGACAGCTGGGTGCTGAACGGTCGCAAGCGCTGGCCGGGCAACGCGACGTGGTGCGACTTGATCATCGTCTTCGCCCGCGACGTCGACGACGGGCAGGTCAAGGCCTTCGTCGTAGAGAAGGACGACCCGGGCTTCAGCGCGAGCAAGATCGAGGGCAAGGTCGCGCTTCGGATCGTGCAGAACGCCGACATCGTGCTCGAGGACGTGCGGGTCGAGGATGACCGGCGGCTGGTCGGCTGCACGTCCTTCGCCGATGTGGCCAAGGTGCTGATGGGCACCCGCAACATGGTCGCGTGGTCCTCGACCGGACATGCGGTGGCGGCGTACGAGATCGCGCTCGCCTACGCGCAGCGACGCATCCAGTTCGGCAAGCCGATCGCGAAGTCGCAGCTGGTGCAGGCCAAGCTGGTCGAGATGCTCGGCGAGGTGACCGCGATGCAGCTCTACTGCATCCGGCTCGGCCGGCTGATCGACGACGGCAAGCTGTCGGACACGATGGCCGCGCTCGCGAAGTATTTCTGCAGCGTCAAGGCGCGTGATGTGTGTCGCATGGCCCGCGACATCCTCGGCGGTAACGGCATCACCCTCGACTTCCATGTGATCCGCCACCTGTGCGACATGGAAGCGCTGGTCACGTACGAGGGAACGGCTGAAATCCAGTCGCTGATCGTCGGTCGCGACATCACCGGCCAGAGCGCTTTTACCTGA